A window of Maioricimonas rarisocia genomic DNA:
TTCAGGCACCACGTGAGATGCTTCGCGGCCTGCTCGAAGTCCTGCTGCGCCAGGCACCACATGCCGAAGCGTCGACGCAGATCGAACTCGTACGGATGTTCCGCAACCGCCTCCTGAAGGACAGCCGTTGCCTGCTCGACCTCGTCGATCTCCACCAGGCAGCGGTGCGCCCGGCCGTAGTATTCGACGGCCTTTCCGTCCCGACCTTCGCGGGCCAGCGTGAGCAGAGCCTCGGCAAGACCACGTGAGAGCTGCACATACGACTCGGGATGGGCCTGCGGGTCGTACGCCCCCCGCAGTTCCACCAGCACTTCTGCGTCGATATCGAAGTTTTCGAGAAAGAAGGACGCCGGCACCGCTCCAGAGAGTGCCCGGATCAGCATCTGCCGGACTTCGCGGTCGTTCCGGAACGCCACCCGCCAGTGGTCGATCGCCTCTTCGGGGGTTCCCTGCAACCATGCGTTCTTGCCGACTGCCAGACGGACACGGGCGTCGTAGGGTCGAGCTGCAATCGCCTGATCGAGCATCGCCTGCTTAAGGTCGTCGGAGTCGCCACGCAGCCACCCCAGTTCCGCCAGGGCAACGTACCCGCGGGCCTGCAGCGGACACAGCCTCAGGGACCGTTCGACCTGTCGCATCGACGCTTCGAGAAACCTGCGGTTCTCGCCGATGACGCCTGGCCGGTCGAGCCACTGGTTCATCTCGTCCACACTCTCAAACGCCGAGGCGACCACAGCCGCCTCGATGTCGTCGAGCGTCATCCCGGCGCCGCTATGCTCCTGCCCGAGTTCGAACAGTTTTCTCCACGCACTGGCGGCACGCAGCTGAATACGGTGGGCACGCGGGTTCGCGCGTGCCGCTTTGAGAAGGTTGACGATTCGCTGATGCAGCAGAATCCGCGAGTCGGCCACCAGATCCTCAGGATCCGCCTGCGCCGCGGTGCTGCCATTCACCAGCCGGATGTACTCGAACCAGTACGGTTCGGCCTCGACTTCCGACCACTTGTAACCCGCACCGGCGAGAGTCGCTCCGAACAGGAAGACCGTCGCACCACCCCATGCCCCTCTCAGCAGGAACCGCACCGGTGGATGAGCGACCAATGTGCTGATGGCTGCGGTGTCGGGCGCCCGGGCCATCTTCGCCAGGCGGATCAGCCCTGCGGCGAAGACCACCACGACCACCATGCAGCCGGGCACGTACCAGACAAAGTCGACAATCGATTGCAGCAGGTTCGCCAGCAAGCCCGCCGTGACAGTCACGGCCACGATGCGGGCCTGCGCTGGAGCGTTCGCGAACAGCAGCCTCCGCGAGGCATCGAGGAGGATCAGAATCAGCCCCACTACAATGGCCAGACCGATCAGACCGGACTCCAGAGCCACCTGCAGATAGCCGTTTTCGGCGTGGGAGTACTCCGACTGCCCTTCAGTCTGGTCGAGATAGCGGTAGTAGACTTCGCGATGCGAGCCGAGCCCGGTCCCGACGAGAGGAAAGTCGCCGATTCCCTGCAGATTGGCTCCCCAGATCTTTCGACGGGCGTTGCTGGCGTCCATCTTGTCGACGTCGAGCGAAGCCAGTTCCCGCAGGTTGGCATCGGTACTCTGGACCAGCCGCTGTCCCATGACGCCCAGAGAGGCGACAACGGACAGCCCGACGACGACAATCATCAATCCGGCCCGCGTGAGCGACCGGCGGTCGATTGCGCCGAACTTCCAGAACAGAATCACCTGAAAAACGACGGCCGCTCCCGCCACCGCCGCGGCTGAGCGCGACTGCGAGAGCAGCAGGCCGGCAACCAGCAGCGGAACGCCCCCGGCCACGCACCACCAGTGAAGCTGCTCCCAGCGGTCTCCTCCATCACCCCAGCCACCCGACTCTCGGCTGGCCTCTTTCTTCGCCGACGAACTGATGAACAGCTTCCAGCAGGCCAGCGGCATTCCCATCGCCAGAAACATGCCGAAATGGTTGGGATTGCTGAAGGCCCCTTTCGCCTCGGACCAGGTATCGGTGTGGGGGTAGTCGAAGAACCAGAAGAACCGTCCGTTGCTGGCTACGAACTGCAGCAGACCGAAGCCTGCCATCAGGATCGAAGACCACAGGCACCACGTGAGCAGCCGCTCAACGTCCGCGAGGCCATGAATCCGCTGGCAGAATGTCCAGAACAGGAGAATGCCGGCGATGACGGGGATCAGCGTCGAAAGTGACTCGGCCGGGACGACACTGAGCGTCGTCCACGTGCCGAACTGCTTTGCCGCGACTCCCTCCTGCCACAGCGGCAACATCGACTGCAGTTCCGGCGAGATGCTGTTCAGCAGCGCCGGCGGCAGTTGAATCACCTGCAGCACGCCCAGCCCGATTGCAACAAGCAGTAACGGATCAGCCAGCGAACGATGCCAGGTGGCGTTCTGCCGCGAGAGTTGCAGCAGGCACCACAGGATCGCCGCCGAAAAGCCGACGACCGTGAAGGCGACCTGCCCGAAGGCCAGCCGCCCGCCCATCAGCATGGGGATCACGACAATGGCAGCGGCCAGCGAGGCGTCCACCAGTCTGAGCAGAATTCGCTGCAGGGCGTATTCACACTCGAGTGCCTGCGTCATCCTCGGCGGCAGAGGC
This region includes:
- a CDS encoding O-antigen ligase family protein — translated: MFGRFEAGTSQWSSGRAKSRRRGFSAASTGSADTHAQAPPLPPRMTQALECEYALQRILLRLVDASLAAAIVVIPMLMGGRLAFGQVAFTVVGFSAAILWCLLQLSRQNATWHRSLADPLLLVAIGLGVLQVIQLPPALLNSISPELQSMLPLWQEGVAAKQFGTWTTLSVVPAESLSTLIPVIAGILLFWTFCQRIHGLADVERLLTWCLWSSILMAGFGLLQFVASNGRFFWFFDYPHTDTWSEAKGAFSNPNHFGMFLAMGMPLACWKLFISSSAKKEASRESGGWGDGGDRWEQLHWWCVAGGVPLLVAGLLLSQSRSAAAVAGAAVVFQVILFWKFGAIDRRSLTRAGLMIVVVGLSVVASLGVMGQRLVQSTDANLRELASLDVDKMDASNARRKIWGANLQGIGDFPLVGTGLGSHREVYYRYLDQTEGQSEYSHAENGYLQVALESGLIGLAIVVGLILILLDASRRLLFANAPAQARIVAVTVTAGLLANLLQSIVDFVWYVPGCMVVVVVFAAGLIRLAKMARAPDTAAISTLVAHPPVRFLLRGAWGGATVFLFGATLAGAGYKWSEVEAEPYWFEYIRLVNGSTAAQADPEDLVADSRILLHQRIVNLLKAARANPRAHRIQLRAASAWRKLFELGQEHSGAGMTLDDIEAAVVASAFESVDEMNQWLDRPGVIGENRRFLEASMRQVERSLRLCPLQARGYVALAELGWLRGDSDDLKQAMLDQAIAARPYDARVRLAVGKNAWLQGTPEEAIDHWRVAFRNDREVRQMLIRALSGAVPASFFLENFDIDAEVLVELRGAYDPQAHPESYVQLSRGLAEALLTLAREGRDGKAVEYYGRAHRCLVEIDEVEQATAVLQEAVAEHPYEFDLRRRFGMWCLAQQDFEQAAKHLTWCLNRRPNDPQLQQQAELATRSSLQSEVIHRAAAGREYGGYR